Proteins from a genomic interval of Corynebacterium deserti GIMN1.010:
- a CDS encoding HAD family hydrolase, producing MTHAILFDLDGTLVDHTSAARAALAAWSPTLGIEPNFERWIELDKWGFARFERGETTHLGQRRDRIRAYLNKELDDATCDTIYSGYLSAYEQNWTAYPDALGALQRAVDTGNPVGILTNGAAPMQQDKLDRTGLSLPGLVMLAASTLDSAKPRPEMYSRALARLGASTATIIGDDWVNDVEKPRSLGWNAIYIDRSGTDPRADIHSLDEILH from the coding sequence ATGACGCATGCGATCCTTTTTGATCTTGACGGCACACTTGTCGATCACACCTCCGCCGCCCGCGCCGCCCTCGCCGCCTGGTCCCCGACCCTTGGCATTGAGCCCAATTTCGAGCGCTGGATTGAATTAGACAAGTGGGGTTTCGCCCGTTTTGAGCGCGGCGAGACCACGCACCTAGGTCAGCGCCGCGACCGTATCAGGGCGTACCTCAACAAAGAGCTTGACGACGCAACCTGCGACACCATCTACTCCGGATACCTCTCCGCCTACGAACAAAACTGGACGGCCTACCCCGACGCACTGGGCGCACTCCAACGAGCTGTCGACACCGGCAATCCCGTGGGCATCCTCACCAACGGCGCTGCCCCCATGCAACAAGACAAACTCGATCGCACCGGCCTCAGCCTTCCGGGACTTGTCATGCTCGCCGCCTCCACCCTTGATTCCGCCAAACCACGACCCGAAATGTACTCCCGGGCGCTTGCTCGTTTGGGTGCTTCGACGGCGACGATTATCGGCGACGACTGGGTCAACGACGTAGAAAAGCCCCGGTCACTCGGTTGGAATGCCATCTACATCGACCGCTCCGGAACTGATCCACGCGCCGATATCCATTCGCTTGATGAAATTCTTCACTAG
- a CDS encoding NADPH-dependent FMN reductase: protein MKIGVILGSIREGRFGQGVADWVMEQIANYDAGDATFELIDLKAFNVPLLEVATVPAAANKQYDDENVTAWSKAIDACDAFIFITAEYNHGVPGAFKNAVDQLAGEWQGKTVAFVSYGAAEGLRSVEQWRQIVANFDMRDIRTQVSFSIFNEAQDGAFAPNERRAGEFTALLDSLLKTARA from the coding sequence ATGAAGATCGGTGTCATTTTGGGAAGCATCCGCGAAGGCCGCTTCGGCCAGGGTGTTGCCGACTGGGTCATGGAGCAGATCGCCAACTACGACGCTGGTGATGCAACATTTGAGCTCATTGATCTCAAGGCATTCAATGTTCCTCTGCTAGAGGTCGCCACCGTCCCAGCCGCCGCAAACAAGCAGTACGACGACGAAAACGTCACCGCATGGTCCAAGGCCATCGACGCGTGTGATGCTTTCATCTTCATCACCGCTGAGTACAACCACGGTGTGCCAGGTGCCTTCAAGAACGCCGTCGACCAGCTCGCTGGAGAATGGCAGGGCAAGACCGTCGCATTCGTCTCCTACGGTGCAGCCGAAGGCCTCCGCTCCGTCGAACAGTGGCGACAAATCGTAGCCAACTTTGACATGCGCGACATCCGCACCCAGGTCTCCTTCTCCATCTTCAACGAAGCCCAGGACGGAGCCTTCGCCCCTAACGAGCGTCGTGCCGGCGAATTCACCGCCCTGCTTGACAGCCTCCTAAAGACAGCTCGCGCTTAA
- a CDS encoding FadR/GntR family transcriptional regulator yields the protein MGVKAHEVVMDWVTEELKSGRLKIGDHLPSERSLAETLGVSRSSLREALRVLEALGTISTATGSGPRSGTIITAAPGQALSLSVTLQLITNQVGHQDIFETRQLLEGWAALHSSPERGDWNQAEAILDRMDDPDLPLEDFLLFDAEFHVELSKAAENPLISTLMEALRLSVSDHTVARARTLPDWPRTSARLQTEHRAILAALRNGDTHGASALIQKHIEGYYEETASA from the coding sequence ATGGGTGTGAAAGCACATGAAGTTGTCATGGATTGGGTCACCGAGGAACTGAAAAGCGGCCGACTAAAAATCGGTGACCATCTTCCCAGCGAACGAAGCCTCGCCGAAACCCTTGGCGTGTCCAGAAGTTCGCTCCGGGAGGCACTTCGTGTGCTCGAAGCCCTTGGCACCATCTCCACCGCCACCGGCTCCGGCCCCCGCTCAGGAACCATCATCACCGCAGCTCCCGGCCAAGCACTCTCGCTGTCCGTCACGCTGCAGCTGATCACCAACCAAGTGGGCCACCAAGACATCTTCGAAACGCGCCAGCTCCTCGAAGGCTGGGCCGCCCTCCACTCCAGTCCCGAACGTGGCGATTGGAACCAGGCCGAAGCAATCCTCGACCGCATGGATGACCCCGACCTGCCGCTGGAAGACTTTTTGCTTTTCGACGCGGAATTCCACGTCGAACTTTCCAAAGCCGCCGAAAACCCCCTGATCAGTACCCTCATGGAAGCATTACGCCTCTCCGTGTCTGATCACACCGTCGCCCGGGCCCGCACCCTCCCCGACTGGCCCCGCACCTCCGCGCGTCTCCAAACCGAGCACCGAGCTATCCTCGCAGCCCTACGGAACGGCGACACCCACGGCGCCTCCGCGCTCATCCAAAAACACATCGAGGGCTACTACGAAGAAACCGCCTCCGCCTAA
- a CDS encoding metallophosphoesterase family protein has protein sequence MARTLWAVSDLHVTFEQNQQTVSQLKPTDPGDWLIVAGDVAERIPDVVRTMSLLSSRFEKVIWVPGNHELFNRSTDRLNGKARYRALVGQLRALGVITPEDPYPVFAGITICPMFTLYDYSFRPQGMSIGLTHKQAIAQAKVKLDDELAIAPYVDIPSWCAERLEYTEERLKATKGPKILVNHWPLVIEPTRRLFEPDIALWCGTTATRDWAVRYNALMAIHGHLHIPAETRVDNISHIEVSLGYPFEKHSPHLKRPWPFPVMRG, from the coding sequence ATGGCCCGCACCCTCTGGGCGGTCAGCGATCTTCACGTCACCTTCGAACAAAACCAACAGACCGTCTCCCAACTAAAGCCCACCGACCCCGGCGACTGGCTCATCGTTGCAGGTGACGTAGCTGAACGCATCCCCGATGTGGTTCGCACCATGTCTTTACTGTCCTCACGATTTGAAAAGGTCATCTGGGTCCCCGGCAACCACGAGCTCTTCAACCGCTCCACCGACCGCCTCAACGGGAAAGCCCGCTACCGTGCCCTCGTCGGCCAACTCCGCGCACTCGGCGTGATCACCCCAGAAGATCCCTACCCTGTCTTTGCCGGCATCACCATCTGCCCAATGTTCACGCTTTACGACTACTCCTTCCGCCCCCAAGGCATGAGCATCGGCCTCACCCACAAACAAGCCATCGCCCAAGCAAAAGTAAAACTCGACGATGAACTCGCCATCGCACCGTACGTCGATATCCCTTCCTGGTGCGCCGAACGCCTCGAATACACCGAAGAACGTCTCAAAGCCACCAAAGGCCCAAAAATCCTGGTCAACCACTGGCCCCTCGTCATCGAACCCACCCGCAGACTCTTCGAACCCGACATCGCCCTCTGGTGTGGCACCACCGCTACCCGCGATTGGGCCGTCCGCTACAACGCCCTCATGGCTATCCATGGCCACCTGCACATTCCCGCCGAAACCCGCGTGGACAACATCAGCCACATCGAAGTCTCCCTCGGCTACCCCTTCGAGAAGCATTCTCCCCACCTCAAGCGTCCATGGCCCTTCCCTGTCATGAGGGGATAG